A single genomic interval of Dromiciops gliroides isolate mDroGli1 chromosome 1, mDroGli1.pri, whole genome shotgun sequence harbors:
- the C1H19orf67 gene encoding UPF0575 protein C19orf67 homolog → MASESWFGGLLPTGVRDPLPAGDSVPGPVPTPHSRAESPWPVAAGRTGAPADAESGGPLPGQPLASAPLSGPPPAPAPGPALLPLESMFSPITEQLRYLLKKAEDFQSYLLYSRDRVQKEQLAKAMPTFLQMCQPYFLYLESAARGMPPIHGALQELVRKRLLEISQQLALRLEQLVLMYASFGFVVLEETDPLSVSCFFCGKFSLGPSHQVSIFRYCSPAPYTAGRLPRYLYKKMRWNLEASPETNNRGHGPHVEYYFLCYRDTWEDTGKSPANSCAQIQKLWSIGRWVPLGPGQDGSSDIYSWILCPQPPGEYQQLLTIGFEEPSHTLATDLLVQILTGQAGSAGRAPSTATGPPGWLGAPGP, encoded by the exons ATGGCCAGCGAATCCTGGTTCGGTGGGCTTCTGCCTACCGGGGTCCGAGACCCGCTCCCGGCAGGAGACTCGGTCCCCGGACCCGTGCCTACCCCGCACAGCAGAGCAGAGTCTCCTTGGCCTGTGGCCGCTGGCCGAACAGGGGCTCCGGCCGATGCTGAGTCTGGGGGACCTCTCCCAGGGCAGCCTCTAGCTTCAGCCCCACTGTCTGGCCCGCCCCCGGCCCCCGCCCCGGGCCCTGCGCTCCTGCCCCTGGAGAGTATGTTCAGCCCCATCACGGAACAGCTCCGCTACCTGCTAAAGAAAGCGGAGGATTTCCAGAGCTACCTGCTCTACAG CAGGGACCGGGTCCAGAAGGAGCAGTTGGCCAAGGCGATGCCAACTTTCCTGCAGATGTGCCAGCCTTACTTCCTGTACCTGGAGTCTGCTGCCAGGGGCATGCCCCCGATTCATGGGGCCCTGCAAGAGCTGGTTCGGAAAAGG CTGCTAGAAATCTCCCAACAGCTGGCCCTTAGGCTGGAGCAGCTGGTGCTCATGTATGCTTCCTTCGGGTTTGTGGTACTGGAAGAGACTGATCCCCTCAG TGTGTCCTGTTTTTTCTGCGGAAAATTCTCACTGGGTCCCTCCCATCAAGTGTCCATTTTCCGATACTGCTCTCCAGCCCCTTACACAGCTGGCCGACTTCCTAGATACCTGTACAAGAAGATGCGCTGGAATCTAGAAGCTAGTCCTGAGACCAACAACAGGGGACATGGGCCTCACGTAGAATA CTACTTCCTGTGCTATCGAGACACTTGGGAGGATACAGGCAAGAGTCCTGCCAACTCTTGTGCCCAGATTCAAAAGCTCTGGTCCATTGGGCGCTGGGTGCCCTTGGGCCCAGGCCAAGATGGCTCCTCGGATATCTATTCCTG GATCCTGTGCCCTCAGCCCCCGGGGGAATACCAGCAGCTGCTGACCATAGGCTTTGAGGAGCCGTCGCACACCCTGGCCACCGATCTGCTGGTACAGATTCTCACGGGCCAGGCAGGGAGCGCAGGGCGAGCCCCAAGTACGGCCACGGGTCCCCCTGGCTGGCTTGGGGCTCCCGGGCCCTAA